The Lipingzhangella halophila genomic interval CCCGCCCGCTCCTGGGCGTCGCTGCTCGCGCGCATGGCGTCGGCCGAGGCGCTGATTCCGGCGATCCGGACAGTGTCTGTGGTCGGGGCGAGGAAGGCCAGCCGGATCCCGCCCGCGGCCAGGACCATGGCCAGGACGCCAGCGTAGACCAGCACGTTCCGCCGGATCACGGGCCAGCGGAATCCCGCGCCCCACGCCCAGGTGACCACCGAGGCGAACCAGGCGACCACGAAGCTCACACCGTAGACGCCCGTGACCGACGCGAGCTGGATCAGTGGCGCGTTCGCGTGCTGTGTGAAGCCCAGCGCGCCGTAGTCGCCGAAGCGGAGCAGCAGGGTGAAGAGGTACTCGGCGGTGACCAGGCTGACCGGGAAGACCAACGTTGACAGCAACCCGCTCCTGGCCTCCAGTCGTGTCGCCACCAGACGGTCGGCGGCGAAGGCCAACGCCTGCAGGACCGTGAGGGCCGCGAAGACGGGCAGGATGAGTGTGTTCACCGCGAACAGCAGGGACGCTGATCCCAGCCAGGCGATCGTCGAAACGGCGATCGCGAACCCGACCCTGGGGATACCGACCCGGGGCGGGCGCAGCCGCGCATAGCGCATCAGGAAGATCGGGAACAGCCACGCGGCGATCGCGACGTGCCAGTTGCTGTGTACCGCGAGGACCGCGAGCGCGGTTCCGACGAGCCACAGCCAGCGGGTCGCGGGCCGGACCACCGGTGTCCACGCGGACGCGGCGGGGTCCGCGGTGCCGCGGTCATCGGTTGGGGCGGTGTGGTCCGAGCGCGTGGGTGGTCGCATGCCGACAAAATTACGAGGCCCGTACCGCCGCGCGGAATGCGGTCGGCCATCGGGCTCACCTGTGGTTTTCCGCAGGGAACGGGGTGGGGACTCTCTCGCGGCGCCGCGCTGGGCGCGCGGGTGGCGCACTGCTGTACCCGCCCGTACGGTGAGCGTCCGGTTACAGAACCATACGCATCCGGCAACGGGTAGGCAATGCGGGCGATTCGCCCCTTTCAAGGCAGATTGGAACGTTCTACCGTCAACGGTTCCGCGTAGGGCAGCAGCCAGAGCAAAGGAGCGTGCGGAGCCGTGGAAACAATCAACGAATGGATCGTCTGGTTGAACGACGGCTACTGGAAGTTCCTGGTCATCCCGCTCCTCGTGCTCCTGAGCGTGTACTTCACGTTCCGGCTCGGGGCCGTGCAGGTGCGGATGATCCCCGAGATGGTCCGGCAGATGCGCAGCAATCCCGAGGTGGCGCCGGACGGCAAGCGGGCCGTCTCCTCGTTCGGCGCGTTCTCGATCTCCGCCGCGGCACGCGTCGGCACCGGCAACATCGTCGGCGTCGCCGGGGCGATCGCCATCGGCGGCCCTGGGGCCGTGCTGTGGATGTGGATCATGGGTGTGCTGGTGGGAGCCGCCAGCTTCGTGGAGTCCACCCTCGGCCAGCTCTACAAGGAGCGCGACCGGACCGGCTACCGCGGCGGCCCGGCCTACTACATGGAGAAGGGGTTGGGCGCCCGCTGGGCCGGCGTGATCTTCGCGATCGCCATCATCGTGACGTTCAGCCTCACGTTCACCGCGACCCAGTCGAACTCGATCGCCGAGGCGATCTCCACCTCGGTGGCCATCGCCGGCACCGGTGAGCTGGTGGCGGACGCGGCCATCCTCTCCACTAGCGTGAAGCTCCTGGTCGGCGTGGCGATCGTGGGCACGAGCGCGCTGGTCGTGCTTGGCGGCGTCCGCCGGATCGCGCACGTGGCGCAGGCGCTGGTGCCGTTCATGGCGCTCGCCTACATCGTGCTGGGCCTGATCGTCGTGGCCCTCAACGTCGACCAGATCCCCCGGGTGTTCACCGAGATCGTCCAGGGCGCCTTCGGTATCGAGGAGTTCGGCGGCGCGGCCGTGGGCACCGCCATCGTCCAGGGTGTCCGGCGCGGCATGTTCTCCAACGAAGCCGGCCTGGGCTCCGCCCCCAACGCCGGCGCCACCGCGTCCGTCACCCACCCCGCCAAGCAGGGCCTGGTCCAGACACTGGGGGTCTTCGTCGACACCCTCATCATCTGCTCCATCACCGCGTTCGTCATCGTGGTGTCCAACCCGTCCTACGGCGACGAGGACCTCGGACCGGTGCTCACCCAGGGCGCGCTGCTCGACAGCCTCGGGGTCTGGGCGGTGCACGCCATCACCGCCATCCTGCTGCTGCTGTGCTTCACCTCGGTGCTGGGCAACTACTACTACGGCGAGGCCAACGTCTACTTCCTGGCCCGGGGGGAACCGGGCCGGGCCCTCCTCGGCTTCCAGTTCATCTTCCTGGCGGCGGCGTTCCTGGGCTCGGTGGGCACCGTCGAGATCATCTGGAACCTCGCCGACACCACCATGGGGCTCATGGCCGTGGTCAACCTGCTGGCTCTCGCCCCGCTCACCGGTGTCGTGGTGCTGGTGCTCCGCGACTACCGGGACCAGCTCCGCCAGGGCATCGACCCGGTGTTCACCCGCGACCGCCTCCCGCAACTCCGGGGCGTGGAGTGCTGGGAACCCGGGGAAGAGACCACAACCCGCACCTGAGCCCCCACGCTCCTCCCCAAGTAAGGCTCTCGTGGAAGCGGCCCCTTCAACGCGCGTTGAAGGGGCCGCTTCCACGAGACCACCATGGACGGGGGTTTGTTGAGCGAGACGCCGCCCGGTGGCGGGTCGATGCGCGAGCGCAAGGGCGCGCCAGAGAGCGGCCGGCGCTCGGCCGGTGTCCGGGGGCGGGGAACGCGCACCCGGTCGGGCGCGTGCCAACGGAGCTCGGCGTGATGCGTGCACTGCACGTCGTCCTGGAGGATGCCGTGCTCGTCGGCGAGCAGATCCAGCAGGATGCCGCGGTAGCGCTGGCGAGGGTCGCTGACCGGGCCCGGGGCCAAGCAGTGTGACTCGCACACCGCGCCCACTCCGATAGTGCCGATGCCGGCGCGGATGTAGAGCCAGAAACCGGCCTCCTCGATGTGCTCGAGGGTGAGCCATCCGAGGGGCTGGGCGGCCAACTCGTGCAGGACGAGAACCGCGTCGGCGCACGGCTCGTCGGCCGTCCCGGCCCGGGTGAGGACGCCGGTCGCCCATTTCCGTGCCTCGCGCAGACTGTCCACATGGGCGGGAAACGCGCGCTGGCGGACCCGGATCACCGTGCACCTCCCGCACTGCTCGCGGCGGCTCCGAACCCGTTCCGCGCGAGCGGGCAGCCCAACCCCACTCCCGCTCCAGACCCCCGATTACGCTCGGGCGGTCATGCGAAACACGGGCGACTGGGATGAGGAGCAGGTGGAAAGGCTGGTGAACGCGCGCACAGCCCGCCTGGGGAACCTCGGCAGGTGATCCCCAGACCACGCTGCACCATCCTTGCCCAGAAGGCGCGTTCCGCGTCATGGAGCTACGGGACGGGCGGCTTGTGGGACATGAGGAGTACCTTTCGGGCGTTAACGTCGTCTCTGGCCCGAAGGTGAACAAGCTCGTGGAGCTGTTCGGCAACCTGCAGGGCGAAGCCCTCTCGACGCACGCATCGGTCGAACTCACCGACACAATCCGAAAGGAACTACGACAGTGGAGGATTGGCACAAGTCCAGCTACAGCGGCGGCCGGAACCCCCGACTGCCTGGAGTGCCGCACCACCCGTGACCAGGTGCAGGTGCGCGACACCCAGCACCGCGACCACGGCCACCTGGGCTTCCCTCTCGCCGAGTGGCGGGCGTTTCTCGCGCAGGTGCGGCGCGACACCGTGTGAGTCCCGCGAAACCTCCTGGAACCGCTCGCGCGACGGCTCCGTCGAAGCAACCACATCCCTCACTGGCATCAGAAGGAGTCGGCATGGACCGGAACGAGGAGCCCGACCCCA includes:
- a CDS encoding alanine/glycine:cation symporter family protein → METINEWIVWLNDGYWKFLVIPLLVLLSVYFTFRLGAVQVRMIPEMVRQMRSNPEVAPDGKRAVSSFGAFSISAAARVGTGNIVGVAGAIAIGGPGAVLWMWIMGVLVGAASFVESTLGQLYKERDRTGYRGGPAYYMEKGLGARWAGVIFAIAIIVTFSLTFTATQSNSIAEAISTSVAIAGTGELVADAAILSTSVKLLVGVAIVGTSALVVLGGVRRIAHVAQALVPFMALAYIVLGLIVVALNVDQIPRVFTEIVQGAFGIEEFGGAAVGTAIVQGVRRGMFSNEAGLGSAPNAGATASVTHPAKQGLVQTLGVFVDTLIICSITAFVIVVSNPSYGDEDLGPVLTQGALLDSLGVWAVHAITAILLLLCFTSVLGNYYYGEANVYFLARGEPGRALLGFQFIFLAAAFLGSVGTVEIIWNLADTTMGLMAVVNLLALAPLTGVVVLVLRDYRDQLRQGIDPVFTRDRLPQLRGVECWEPGEETTTRT
- a CDS encoding Scr1 family TA system antitoxin-like transcriptional regulator, with translation MCSRVSHPRGWAANSCRTRTASAHGSSAVPARVRTPVAHFRASRRLSTWAGNARWRTRITVHLPHCSRRLRTRSARAGSPTPLPLQTPDYARAVMRNTGDWDEEQVERLVNARTARLGNLGR
- a CDS encoding DUF397 domain-containing protein; amino-acid sequence: MHHPCPEGAFRVMELRDGRLVGHEEYLSGVNVVSGPKVNKLVELFGNLQGEALSTHASVELTDTIRKELRQWRIGTSPATAAAGTPDCLECRTTRDQVQVRDTQHRDHGHLGFPLAEWRAFLAQVRRDTV